TCCGTCGCGAGGTCGGCCAAATCGTCAAGCGTCTTGATGCCCGCTTTGCCCAGGGTCACCAACATGACTTCTGTCAGATGCGGCATGTCGGCCAGATCGTCTTCGACGCCCAGCTCACGACGCTCAGTGCGTGCAGCTTCTTCGTGGCGATCAAGCGCTTCCTTGGCACGGCTTTGAAGTTCTTCAGCGAGCTCTTCGTCAAAACCCTCGATCGATGCCAGCTCTTCCAGTTCGACGTAGGCAACTTCGTCAAGCTCGGCGAACCCTTCTGCAACAAGCAGCTGAGACAGCGTTTCATCAACGTCGAGCTCTTCTTCGAACATCTTCGAGCGCTCGGCGAATTCCTTCGAACGCTTTTCGCTCGCTTCCTCTTCAGTCATGATATCGATCTGGTGACCGGTGAGTTGGCTAGCCAGGCGCACGTTCTGACCGCGGCGACCGATTGCCAGCGATAGCTGGTCATCGGGTACAACCACTTCGATTCGGCCTTCTTCCTCGTCCAGAACCACGCGAGCCACCGTTGCCGGTTGCAGCGCATTCACGACGAAAGTTGCGGTGTCCTCGGACCATGGAATAATGTCGATCTTCTCGCCCTGCAGTTCCTGCACAACGGCCTGAACGCGAGAACCCTTCATACCGACACAGGCACCGACCGGATCAATCGAGCTGTCATGGCTGATCACGCCGATCTTCGCACGGCTGCCCGGATCTCGGGCAGCGGCCTTGATCTCGATGATGCCGTCGTAGATCTCGGGCACTTCCTGCGCGAACAGCTTGCGCATGAAATCAGGGTGCGCGCGGCTAAGGAAGATCTGCTGACCGCGATTGTTGCGCTCAACCTTTGTAATGATCGCACGGATCCGTTCGCCAACACGCGCCGCTTCACGCGGGATTTGCTGGTCACGGCGGATAACGCCTTCGGCTCGACCAAGGTTGACGATCACGTGACCGAATTCAACTGACTTGATCACACCGGTAATGACTTCGCCTGCGCGATCCTTGAATTCTTCATACTGACGCTCGCGTTCTGCATCGCGAACTTTCTGGAAGATCACCTGCTTGGCGCTCTGCGCGTCGATGCGACCCAAATCAACCGGTGGCAGGGGATCAACGATGAAATCGCCGATCTTGGCATCTTCCTGCAGTTTTTGCGCCGCCTTCAGATCAACCTGCTTGAAGTAGTCTTCGACTTCCTCGACCACTTCAACCACACGCCAAAGGCGCAGATCGCCAGTTTGCGGGTCCAGCTTGGCGCGAATGTCGTTCTCCGCGCCATAGCGGTTGCGCGCGCTTTTCTGGATCGCTTCTTCCATCGCTTCAATGACGATCGCCTTGTCGATCATCTTTTCCGAAGCGACTGCATTTGCAATCGCAAGCAGTTCAGCCTTGTTCGCAGAAATTGCCGTGGCCATCAGTCTTGAGCCTCTTCTTCTTCAAGTATGTCTTCAGCGCCGCTCGTATCGAGCGGCTGAGTGGCGGCGATCAGCGCGTCGGTCAAGACAAGCTTCGCCGAATGAACCATTTCAAGCGGGTAGGAAACCTCCCCCGCCTTGTTGTCTTCGATGGTAACTATACCACCTTCGATACCCTTCAAGATACCGCGAAGGTTACGCTGACCGTCCCAATCCTTGGCCATGGAGACTTTCGCTTCGTGGCCCAGCCAATTCGCGTAGTCTTTGGCGCGTGTCAGCGGGCGGTCGATGCCGGGCGAACTCACTTCAAGGTGATAGGCACCTTCAATCAGAGTTTCGCCCGCTTCTTCAGCGGCATCCATCGCGTCAGACACCGCACGAGAAAGCGCAGCGCATTGATCGATGATCAGCTGGCCCGTCGCTGGGTCTTCCGCCATGATCTGCAACGCCATACCGCCGTCACCGGCTTCCGAAGGCATCATCTTCACGCGCACGAGATCAAAGCCGAGAGCTTTCGCTTCGGGCTCGATAATCTCAGTCAGTCGCGCAATGTTTGCCATTCGGTCTCCGTAGTCCTCGCGTCATTGCTGACAAAAGCCGTTTGGGCCGGCCCCTTGCGGCGCCAGCATCTCAACTTTGTGTCGACAATGTCGGGATGAGGGGCAGATAGGCGCGAGTCGCACGAATGGCAAGCAGTAAAGAAAAGGGGGCCGCAACGCCGGCCCCTTAATCTTGCAAAGTGGCTAAGTCCTAGAAGTGAAGGTCACCGCTATGCTGGCGGGGGCCATTGTGACCTTCTGTATGATCGTCATGATGATCAGGGCCTTCGCCAATAGCCCAAGTGACGTGAGTGATTACATCAAAACTAGCTTCTGATCGTCTATAGATGTTCGGACGTCCCTGGGCATCGCGTCCAATTGGTGTACCCCAATCTGCCGGACCAGTGCCGCTCAAACTAAGCTTCTTGCCTCTCCCGTTGCCATTTCCGCCGCCGCCGCCGCCGCCGCCGCCGTCAGTGCCATGACTATGCGCATAAATGTCGGCTAGTTGAGCAAAGTCGTGTGGATCTGGGGTTTTATCTTTAGAATCTGGATTGCCCTGATATTCCATGCAGGAATCGGTTATACTTGTGTTGAAATCTTCATTTTGGTGGCCGAGGCCGAAATCGTGGCCGATTTCTTGGCACATCACCAGTTGACGCCAAACATCCGTGTTATAACCCTGACCGGGCGGATCTCCGTCGAAATAGGTATCATTCACCTTTGTATAGCCGGCAATAATATGTTTAGTCTTGCCGCGGGTTGTAGCTATGCCGGCAATGCCCAGCCAACCATTCGGACCATAGTCATCATTACAAACATGGATCTGGCCCGAAATGAGAGGGCAACTTGTGTTCGTGCCATCGCCGCGAGAGTACGGCGATTGGATGAAGTCTGAGACATTCCAGTCTTGGACCGCAATAAACGTACGATCGGATGCTGCCCATTCCCCGGTTGTAAAGTCGACCACCGGAACGGCAATCTCGGGCGTAGTGCGTTCCCAGTGATATGTGCTCCAAGAGTGACTCGCAAAAACCGGCGCAGCCAATGCTGCGACCGAAACTGCACCGATAGTGAGAATTTTCTTGCTGACCATGTTGATCGCCTCCCAGTAAAGGGCGCGAATTCAACCCCACGATGGCCTTGCCATCAATCCCCGCGCCAATCCCATTAATGCTCTCTGTACACCCGGCGCCCTTGGCGTGCAAATATTGGCAACCAAACCCGAGACGCTGTACAAGAAAGGGGCCAGCCATACGGCCAGCCCCTCAGGTACCGAACCTTGAAATGAATATTAGTGGTGTTCACCATCGTGATGGTGATTGCCGCCCTCCGGACCTTCACCAATGGCCCAGGTGACATGCGTGACTACCAGTGCGCCATCCATCTCGCGAACGAAAACGTTGGGACGACCATCGCCATCGTAGTCGGTCGGGCGCCCCCAGTCCTTCGGGGTATTTCCCAGACCAAACTTCTTTCCCTTGCCGCCGCCTTTGCCGCCGCCATTGCCTCCGCCCTTTCCAGGCTTTCCACCACCGCCACCATCACCGGTGTCTCCGCCTTCACTATGCGCATAGATCAGTGCCAACTGTTCATAGTCATGCGCATCTGGGCCTTCATTGCCCGCCGGCTGGCTGGTATACTCCATGCAGGACGTCGTCACATCCGTGCTGAAATTCTCGTTCTGGTGACCCAGCCCATAGTCGTGGCCGATCTCCTGACAGGTGACCAGCTGGCGCCAAGTATCGTTATTGTACCGATCCTGATTGAAATAATAATCATTCAGCAGCGTTGCCCCGCCGGTGATATGCCCGCTGGAGATAGTTATGCGGGCAAGACCAAGCCACCCAACAGAACCGTAGTCATCATTGCAGACATTGATCTCATCGCGAACGATAGCACAAGCAGGATCCGCATTGCCGCGAACCAGCGGCGCTTCAATATATGGTGAGACGTTCCAATCAGCCACCGCAATCCCGGTGTGATTGCGCAGGGCCCAAATGCCGGTGGTGTTGTCAATTACGGGAACGGTGATCTCGTTGCTGGTCCGCACCCAGTGATATGTGCTCCAGGAATGGTTCGCGAGCACCGGTGCCGCCAGAACCGCCGAAATGCTCAGCCCCACTGATGCTGCTGCCAGTTTTTTGCCCAATTTCATAATCCGTTTGCCCCTTGCTGGAATACGCCAAACCCGCGCCGGGAAAGTCTTGGCGCGCAAAGGGGTAATGACAGCCTAACCGCTGTGCTTATCAGGCAATGCTAATTGGATTTAACCATCTGCCTCTTTTTCCTGCATCAGATCATGTTTCTTGATGCAGTGGCGCAGCTGATCATAAGTCAGGCCCAGCGCCTTGGCCGTCTGGCGCTGGTTCCAGCGATGTTTACCCAGAGCATGCTCTACGATTGAGCGCTCATGCGCATCCACCGCAGCGCGCAGATCATCCACATTCTCAAGCTCGGTGGCCAAAGCTGCTTTGTGCGCAGTTTCTGTGCCCGTAGGTTTTGGTTCCGCCTTTGTTGTGTGCGCGGCTGGCTTGCGATGCGCAGGGGTAAAGGGCTTCCATGGGCTGTCGAACGGATCGAACTGGACATGCGCGATCGGCTCGTCCCAATTGTCCCAACGGTAAACCGCGCGCTCAACCACATTGCGCAGCTCGCGGACATTGCCCGGCCATGCATATTCATCAAGCTGGCGCCGCACGTGATCAGCAAATCCAGGCCAGCCTTCCCAATGCAGTTCAGCGGCCATCCGTCTTCCAAAGTAATCTGCCAAGACATCCACGTCACCGTCGCGAACCCGCAGCGGCGGTAAGGTGATAACTTCAAAGCTCAAGCGATCGAGCAAGTCAGCGCGAAACTCGCCTTGCTCGGCAAGCGCAGGCAGATCATCGTTGGTCGCTGCGACAATTCGTACATCAACGCGGATCGGACGCGAAGAACCGATGCGGGTGACTTCGCCATACTCAACTGCGCGCAGCAGCCGTTCTTGTGCACCCATCGATAGAGTGCCCAGTTCGTCGAGAAATAGCGTGCCTTTGTCGGCTTCTTCAAACCTTCCTGTGCGCGCTTTGGTAGCACCGGTAAATGCTCCAGCTTCGTGGCCAAACAATTCGGCTTCGATCAGCGTTTCAGGCAGGGCCGCACAATTCATAGTCACCAGCGGCTCTCCCCAACGCGGAGATAGGCGGTGAAGGCGCTCGGCGATTAATTCCTTGCCAGTTCCGCGCTCGCCAATGACGAGGACAGGACGATCCATGGGCGCGGCTCTAGAAGCTCGCTCAACGGCGTCCAGAAAGGCCCCGGACTGGCCAATAAATTGATTCTCACGCTCCATTACCCAACCTGTAGGAAAAAACACCAACTGTTGGCAAGAGAAACCAATCGGTCTCTTGGCCGAAAATTCCATACCATTGTTTTAGAAGCATTTTTTAAGTTTGGCACACCACTTGCAGATTCCTAAGCATACCGCAAGGGAGTTTAGAAAAATGTTCAATCGCGAATTCATCCAGAGCAAGCTTGGCAAGGCTTCAGTTGCCAGCGTCGCTGCGATGGCTTTGTTCGTCGCGCTTAGCACGCAGATGCAGATCGCGCCCGCCGTTGCCGCCACACCGATGGCGAGCGGTGTGCTGGTCGAGATGGCATGACCAAGCCTGACAAAAATAACCCCTTTGGACCGGAGAGCTCAGTCCCCCCCGCGAGCAAGTCCGAAGGCGCGCACTCCAGTCCGCGCGCCACGCCTCCGGTCCAACCCCTTTCCCCCGAGCGCCCCAAGAAGCGCTCGCGGCTCGATGCAGAAATCGAACGCCTGCGCCAGAGCCCGACTCCCACTCAATCAAATGGGCGTTCGAATGAAGAAGAGAATTTTTTCAACGGAGTAGCCTTTATGGGGATTTTCAGTCGGACCCGCGACATCATCGCCGCCAACTTCAATGACATGCTCGATAAGGCCGATGATCCGGCCAAGATGATCCGCATGATCATCCTCGAGATGGAAGAAACCCTGGTGGAAGTACGCGCCAGCGCGGCGCGTACCATCGCGGACCAAAAGGAAATGCACCGCCACGTCGTGAAGCTCGACCGGCTGCAGGCTGACTGGGGCGAGAAAGCACAGTTGGCGCTGAGCAAGGATCGCGAAGATCTTGCTCGTGCAGCTCTGGTCGAGAAGAAAAAGGCCTCTGACATGGCCGACCAGCTCAAGCAGGAGATAGGCGTACTGGACGATGCGCTTCGTGCCTACGAGGAAGACATCCAGAAACTGCAGCATCGCCTGCGTGAGGCACGTAGCCGCCAGACCGCGATCGCAGCACGCCTCGAAAGTGCCGAGAACCGCGTCAAGCTCCGCACGCTGATGAGCACTGAGCGTACGGACGAAGCGCTGTCACGCTTCGACCAACTGGAACGCCGCGTTGATTACGCCGAAGGCCGCGCGGAAGCATTGAGCATTGCCGATCAGACCGGCGGGCCGAGCCTGTCAGACGAAATCGCCGCACTCGAAGGCGCTGATGCAATCGACGATGAACTTGAGCAGATGAAGAAAGCGCTGGGCAAAGATGGCGCCGACAAGAAAGGGGACTAAGTCGTGGATCCGGAATTTGTAGTTATACCGTTACTTTTTATTGGCCTGCCGTGGTTGGTCCTCCATTACATTACCAAATGGAAGACTGCCGCGACCATCACAACCGATGATGAAGTTCTGCTGGATGAACTCTATCAGCTGGCAAAGCGGCTGGATGACCGAATGGATACGGTCGAGCGCCTAGTTGCCAGCGACAACCCTGAATTCCAGCCCAAGCGCATCCAGGCCGATCTGGAACAGGATAATCAGCAGTTGCGCGAGCTCGACCGCCTGATTGCCGACAAGAAAGGAACCGCACAGTGAATAGCCCCCGCACCACGCTTTACCGCGATAAGCACAATGCCAAATTGATGGGTGTTTGCGCTGGGATCGCTGACTACACTGGTGTCAACGCGCTGTGGGTTCGTCTGGGTTTCTTGATCCTGCTGTTCACTGTCGCGCCAATCTTGCTACCGGCTTATTTCGTCGCGGGTCTCTTGCTCAGCAAGAAGCCGCCGCATCTCTATGTCGACAAGGAAGAGCAGCAGTATTGGCAGCGCGTTCGCCAAAGCCCGAAGCGTACCGCCCGCGAAATCCGTGCGCGCTTCCGCGACGTCGATCGCCGGTTGGCAGCCGTTGAGCATCACTACGTGAGCAGCAATCCGCGGCTGACCGCAGAGATCGAGCGCCTGCGCTAAGGACGAGCACGCCAGACAGGGGAGGGAAATTTGCCCGGTGAACTAATTCCGATAATTGCGATCATTTTCGGATGTACCATCCCGATGGTCGCAATCTGGTCCAAGCACAAACAGAAGATCGCTGAAATGGAGATCAGTGCGACTGCTGAGCATACTGCAGAAAAAGCGGCGCAGTATGCGAGCCAGGTTCAGCGCCTCGAAGATCGCGTTCAGGTGCTCGAGCGCATCGTCACTGACAAGGGATATGATGTAGCCACGCAAATAGAAGCGCTTCGCGACACGCGCGCAGTAGAACACCCCGACAGAGGTGTACCTATCGACATGGCAAGCAAGGAGCGCACATAATGTTTCCATTAACCGAGACAGCTATCATCGTTGGCGTCGCAATCATAACAGGCGGCTGGATAGTGAACAGCTGGATGCGAATGAAGATGGGCTATCCGCTGGAAAACAGCTGGGGCAAAGCGATCTACCCGAAGAACGATGGCGAGGCTGTCGAACGGGTGAAATTGCTAAGCCAGGAAAATGCGCAACTGCGCGCAGAGCTCGGTTCAATGAAAGACCGGCTTGCCAACGTCGAGCGTATTGTGACCGACAGTGGATATCAGTTGACCCATGAGATTGACCGCCTGCGTCAAGAAACGACCGAAAAGGACGTAAACTGATGGATTGGGACCTGATCACCATATTTGGCTTCGTACTGATAGTTTGCATGATCGTGTTCCCCTTCGCTGCTCGTTCGCATCGCCGAGCTATCGAACATGAAGAGCGCAAGTTGGAATTGCTAGCTCGCGCTGAAGAAGCGAAAGCCGGCAAGACAAGCAGTGACCAAGCAGAATACCGCAAGCTTGAGGAGCGTGTCCGCGTGCTTGAACGTATAGCAACTGACGGCAAGCAGGATCTCGCGCTTCAAATTGAGCAGCTGCGAGACTTGCAGGAGATCGACGACCTAGCCACTGCGCGAGCCAACCAGCAGGAGGCGGCACGATGAGTTTCTGGACTGCCATTGTGCTGATTGTTCTCATTGGCTCAATTGCAAGCGTTTTGCGCTCGCGAAATCATAGGCGAGTTGAAGATCAGTCAACCAATGGCAACGCTACTCGCGACGAAGAGGCGCAGAGGGAGCTGCAAGAGCTCCGCGAGCGTGTGAAGGTGCTCGAACGGATTACAGTCGATGGCCGCGAAGCGCGCGCCATCGCGGACGAGATTGAAAGCTTGCGCGGCAAGCCGAATAAACAGGACGGCTAAGGCCGCAGGTTCACGGAGGACATGAGGGAAATGTTTGAACCAACTATGATCATCGCTGCGGCATCGCTAGTGGGCCTGTGTATAGTTGCATTTGCCCTGCTAAAGGCATGGCACAGCTGGTTGGCGCTTAAACAGCGCGAGCTCGAAAGTTCTTCTGGCGAGATTGAAGGCGGCGTAGGCAATAGTGCGGCCCGGATTGAGATTGCCGACCTGAAGGAGCGCATCAAGAAGCTGGAAGCCATCGCAAGCGGGGTGGATTTGTGAGCCAAAGCGCTTAAGTGCGCAATCTATGAGACCGCTTGACGATATCTACGAAGAATATGAATTCCTTGAAGGCGACGAACGTTACCGCCTTCTGATCGAGCTGGGCCGCGAGCTGGAACCGATGCCTGACGCGCTTAAAACCGATGCGACCTTGGTGCGCGGTTGTTCCGCCAGCGTATGGGTCTATCCCACCGACCGCGAAGGTAAACTACACTTCATGGCAGACAGCAATGCGGCGATCACCAAGGGGATCGTGGCTCTGGTCATTTCTGCAGTCCAAGACAAGCCGGCCAGCGAAGTAGCGCAATTGGATATTGCCGCAGCACTCGTGCCGTTTGACCTCAAGAACCAGCTGTCCTCCAATCGTACACAAGGTGTGCCAAACATGATCGCATTGGTGCGCGAGCACGCCGCACGGCTCGCCAATGCCTGATCGGGCGATCTGACATGCGCCCGCTTTATGCTGCGGGAGGGATAATCGCGACCGGCCTCGCTGCGATTGGCGCATTCTTGCCAATCATGCCTACAGTACCTTTCTTGCTGATCGCGGTGTTCTGCTTTGCCCGCAGCAATCCCGCCTGGGAGCAAAAGATACTGGATCATCCACATTGGGGCCCGCAGGTCCGTGATTGGCGAGAACGACGCGCGATCAACCGTCGCGCCAAGATTATGGCTGTGGGAGCATTGAGCGTGGGAGTGGGCTTCACCTGGCTCACATTGGGCACCCCTTGGGTCTTCTTGTCGCTTGCCATACTGGCAATCGGCGGCACGTGGATCTGGACTCGCAATGAGTAAACGCGTTGTTCTGTTCGGTGCCAGCGGCACGATAGGGAGAGCTGTAGGAAAAGAGCTGCGACTGGGCGGCCTCGACTTTGTTTGTGTCCTGCGAAGCTCCAGCAAAATGCCGGAGGATCTCGCTGAATACAGCGTCAAGCCTGACGCCCTTGCGGATGTATTTGAGCGCGAGGAATTCGATGTCGCGATCTCCTGCATGGCATCGCGCACCGGTACGCCAGAAGACGCCTGGAGGGTGGACTACCAAGCAAACAGCGACATACTGAAGGCTGCACAAACAAGCGGCGTAAAACATTTCATACTGTTGTCTGCAATCTGTGTGCAAAAGCCCAAACTGGCATTTCAACACGCCAAGCTCGCGTTCGAGAAGGAGCTGATCGAAAGCGGTCTCACGTACTCCATTGTACGCCCCACGGCTTTCTTCAAATCGCTGTCTGGTCAGATCGCACGCGTGAGATCAGGCAATCCCTATCTGCTGTTCGGCAATGGCGAGCTAACGCGTTGCAAGCCGATCAGTGATCGCGATCTGGCCCGCTTTGTCGTGGGCTGTATCAATGACCCGGAGCGCCGCAACCGCATCCTGCCTGTCGGTGGGCCGGGCCCTGCGATCACGCCTCTGCAGCAGGGTGAGGACTTGTTCCGGTTGACGGGACAAGAACCGCGCTATCGCCGCGTGCCCATTGCGCTGATGAATGTAATCATCGGTGCGCTCAGCCTTGCGGGCCTCGCATCAAAGCGCGCGGCCGCAAAGGCTGAATATGCCAAGATCGGTCGTTATTACGCGACGGAGAGCATGCTGGTTTGGGACGAGAAAACCGGACGGTATGACGAAGCGGCGACACCCGAATTCGGCACGGACACCTTATTCGAACACTACCGGAAAAAGCTTGGCTAGACTTAACTCAAATCTGCTTCACGCACCTTCGCAATGCCCGCCTTGCGCTGTTCTTTCAGCTCAGCCTTGAGCTTCACCGGATCACGCGCGAAAACAAAGCCGAAGCTGACCCCACCTTCCTTGCCGATTGTGGCGTGGTGTAGTTTGTGTGCCTGCACAAGCCGTTTGGCATAGCCTTTCTTAGGCACCCAGCGGAAATAACGTTGATGCACGAGCCCGTCGTGAACCAGTGTGTAGATCACGCCATAAAGCGTGATTCCCAGCGCAAACCACCATAGCGCATCCGAATAGAGCGCACCGTAAATATACATCGCGGCATTGATCGTGCCGAAGACGACAGCGAACAGGTCATTCTTTTCCAGGGTATTGTCATGCGGCTCATGATGGTCACGATGCCACTCCCAGCCCCAGCCGTGCATGATGTATTTGTGGGCATACCAGGCAAAGAATTCCATGCCGAGCAGCGCGGCCAAAACGATTGCGATGATTTCCCACCAGCTCATGCGGCTACTCCTGCACGCCGCGCGCCAGGCAATGCCCACCAGGGCACATCAGGACGGCGGTGATGTTCTAGATGATAGCCGAAATGGAAACAGCTGGCGAGGCTTGCCAGCGTGCTGAAATTGTCAGAGCGCGCATTGTGCCCGTCAGCGAACGACTCACCCAAATGACGATGCGGACGATAGGTGCCAAAGTAAAACAGCTGCAGAGATGACAGCAAAGCAGGCGCTCCATAAAGCAGGAATATCTGCATGAACGGGATGCCAAAAACGAAAAGATAAATGCCCACTACCATGTGGACGTAAAGTAAGGACTGCCAGCCGAAATACCGCTTGAAGAAGGTCCAGTACCATGCCCAGAAGTGCGTCGGATTAGCTGTGTCGAAATCAGGATCCCCATCTTTCCCGGTATGCTTGTGATGCGCGAAATGCGCGTCGCGTATCTTTCTCCACGCAAAGCCTGCATAGAGGAACAACAGGATTGCACCGAGTGCGGAATTAACTCTTTGCCAGCCGGGCGCGAGGGAACCATGCATCGCGTCATGGCATACGATGAAGACACCCACTGAGAGCCAGCATTGCAGCGTAGCCATCAGCAGGACCTGCGGCCAAGCTTGCCAGCTCAGCTCAAAAACGAACATCGCGTAGAAATGAATGCCCAGCCACGACCCTGCGATCAACGCCGCCAGCACAAGACCGAGGAGGCGTTGTGAATTTCGGGAAGGAAGTTTCATGGGATGCGACACGGTGGACGCCCTATAGGGCATTAGCCCTCAGGAAAAAAGAACTCGCGCAAATGCTCGCCAATCTTTGCCGGGCGCAAAGTCTGCGCGTCGATGCAGCACCAGCTGGATTGCACCTCAGCCAGCACTTCTTCACCGCGGCTGATGACTGTTTTGTAGAACGCGCGCGCGCCCTGAAAATGCTCAAGCACGGTTTGCGCAATTACATCATCTTCAAGGAATGCAGGCTTGCGATAGGTAATCTCATGCTTCAGCGCGACCCATGCCTTGCTCGCCACATCTTCTGCCGGGGCAAGCTTTTGCCAGTGCGCCAGAACCGCGTCCTGTACCCAATTCAAGTATCGCGCATTGTTCACGTGCCCCATGAAATCGATATCTTCAGGAAGGACTTTGATCGGAAAGGCAAAAGGCGTTGCTGACATGAGTGTCAGTTAATCACTTAAATCTTTCCTTTCCATGACTAATCATTTCGTGGAGTTCATCTGGC
The Altererythrobacter ishigakiensis genome window above contains:
- the nusA gene encoding transcription termination factor NusA, whose product is MATAISANKAELLAIANAVASEKMIDKAIVIEAMEEAIQKSARNRYGAENDIRAKLDPQTGDLRLWRVVEVVEEVEDYFKQVDLKAAQKLQEDAKIGDFIVDPLPPVDLGRIDAQSAKQVIFQKVRDAERERQYEEFKDRAGEVITGVIKSVEFGHVIVNLGRAEGVIRRDQQIPREAARVGERIRAIITKVERNNRGQQIFLSRAHPDFMRKLFAQEVPEIYDGIIEIKAAARDPGSRAKIGVISHDSSIDPVGACVGMKGSRVQAVVQELQGEKIDIIPWSEDTATFVVNALQPATVARVVLDEEEGRIEVVVPDDQLSLAIGRRGQNVRLASQLTGHQIDIMTEEEASEKRSKEFAERSKMFEEELDVDETLSQLLVAEGFAELDEVAYVELEELASIEGFDEELAEELQSRAKEALDRHEEAARTERRELGVEDDLADMPHLTEVMLVTLGKAGIKTLDDLADLATDELIAKKREAPRRRNSDGPPMRRPSIREQDKGGVLGEYGLTEEQGNEIIMAARAHWFEDEEEVAPAAEDAATQEAADADSTQ
- the rimP gene encoding ribosome maturation protein RimP, which translates into the protein MANIARLTEIIEPEAKALGFDLVRVKMMPSEAGDGGMALQIMAEDPATGQLIIDQCAALSRAVSDAMDAAEEAGETLIEGAYHLEVSSPGIDRPLTRAKDYANWLGHEAKVSMAKDWDGQRNLRGILKGIEGGIVTIEDNKAGEVSYPLEMVHSAKLVLTDALIAATQPLDTSGAEDILEEEEAQD
- the pspF gene encoding phage shock protein operon transcriptional activator, whose protein sequence is MERENQFIGQSGAFLDAVERASRAAPMDRPVLVIGERGTGKELIAERLHRLSPRWGEPLVTMNCAALPETLIEAELFGHEAGAFTGATKARTGRFEEADKGTLFLDELGTLSMGAQERLLRAVEYGEVTRIGSSRPIRVDVRIVAATNDDLPALAEQGEFRADLLDRLSFEVITLPPLRVRDGDVDVLADYFGRRMAAELHWEGWPGFADHVRRQLDEYAWPGNVRELRNVVERAVYRWDNWDEPIAHVQFDPFDSPWKPFTPAHRKPAAHTTKAEPKPTGTETAHKAALATELENVDDLRAAVDAHERSIVEHALGKHRWNQRQTAKALGLTYDQLRHCIKKHDLMQEKEADG
- the pspA gene encoding phage shock protein PspA, which encodes MERLRQSPTPTQSNGRSNEEENFFNGVAFMGIFSRTRDIIAANFNDMLDKADDPAKMIRMIILEMEETLVEVRASAARTIADQKEMHRHVVKLDRLQADWGEKAQLALSKDREDLARAALVEKKKASDMADQLKQEIGVLDDALRAYEEDIQKLQHRLREARSRQTAIAARLESAENRVKLRTLMSTERTDEALSRFDQLERRVDYAEGRAEALSIADQTGGPSLSDEIAALEGADAIDDELEQMKKALGKDGADKKGD
- the pspB gene encoding envelope stress response membrane protein PspB, giving the protein MDPEFVVIPLLFIGLPWLVLHYITKWKTAATITTDDEVLLDELYQLAKRLDDRMDTVERLVASDNPEFQPKRIQADLEQDNQQLRELDRLIADKKGTAQ
- the pspC gene encoding envelope stress response membrane protein PspC — protein: MNSPRTTLYRDKHNAKLMGVCAGIADYTGVNALWVRLGFLILLFTVAPILLPAYFVAGLLLSKKPPHLYVDKEEQQYWQRVRQSPKRTAREIRARFRDVDRRLAAVEHHYVSSNPRLTAEIERLR
- a CDS encoding SufE family protein; the protein is MRPLDDIYEEYEFLEGDERYRLLIELGRELEPMPDALKTDATLVRGCSASVWVYPTDREGKLHFMADSNAAITKGIVALVISAVQDKPASEVAQLDIAAALVPFDLKNQLSSNRTQGVPNMIALVREHAARLANA
- a CDS encoding YbaN family protein produces the protein MRPLYAAGGIIATGLAAIGAFLPIMPTVPFLLIAVFCFARSNPAWEQKILDHPHWGPQVRDWRERRAINRRAKIMAVGALSVGVGFTWLTLGTPWVFLSLAILAIGGTWIWTRNE
- a CDS encoding NAD(P)H-binding protein is translated as MSKRVVLFGASGTIGRAVGKELRLGGLDFVCVLRSSSKMPEDLAEYSVKPDALADVFEREEFDVAISCMASRTGTPEDAWRVDYQANSDILKAAQTSGVKHFILLSAICVQKPKLAFQHAKLAFEKELIESGLTYSIVRPTAFFKSLSGQIARVRSGNPYLLFGNGELTRCKPISDRDLARFVVGCINDPERRNRILPVGGPGPAITPLQQGEDLFRLTGQEPRYRRVPIALMNVIIGALSLAGLASKRAAAKAEYAKIGRYYATESMLVWDEKTGRYDEAATPEFGTDTLFEHYRKKLG
- a CDS encoding sterol desaturase family protein; the encoded protein is MSWWEIIAIVLAALLGMEFFAWYAHKYIMHGWGWEWHRDHHEPHDNTLEKNDLFAVVFGTINAAMYIYGALYSDALWWFALGITLYGVIYTLVHDGLVHQRYFRWVPKKGYAKRLVQAHKLHHATIGKEGGVSFGFVFARDPVKLKAELKEQRKAGIAKVREADLS
- a CDS encoding fatty acid desaturase; this encodes MKLPSRNSQRLLGLVLAALIAGSWLGIHFYAMFVFELSWQAWPQVLLMATLQCWLSVGVFIVCHDAMHGSLAPGWQRVNSALGAILLFLYAGFAWRKIRDAHFAHHKHTGKDGDPDFDTANPTHFWAWYWTFFKRYFGWQSLLYVHMVVGIYLFVFGIPFMQIFLLYGAPALLSSLQLFYFGTYRPHRHLGESFADGHNARSDNFSTLASLASCFHFGYHLEHHRRPDVPWWALPGARRAGVAA
- a CDS encoding acyl-CoA thioesterase, which translates into the protein MSATPFAFPIKVLPEDIDFMGHVNNARYLNWVQDAVLAHWQKLAPAEDVASKAWVALKHEITYRKPAFLEDDVIAQTVLEHFQGARAFYKTVISRGEEVLAEVQSSWCCIDAQTLRPAKIGEHLREFFFPEG